A portion of the Paenibacillus marchantiae genome contains these proteins:
- a CDS encoding 2-hydroxy-3-keto-5-methylthiopentenyl-1-phosphate phosphatase, with protein MRSDKKTVIFCDFDGTITLSDNIVAIMKHFKPEGIEAIMKDTIEQRISLREGVGAMFALLPSSQKDEIVEFVLGQAGIREGFSEFLAYVRDEGIEFNVTSGGMDFFIEPLLAPFDIPQDHVYCNGADFTDEFIRIEWPNPCQPPCENGCGMCKTTVIRTFPEEQYNRILIGDSLTDFEGAKIADLVYSRSILTDKCIELGVDHVPFTTFYDIMEDMKQKQTQGVL; from the coding sequence ATGAGAAGTGATAAAAAAACGGTCATTTTCTGTGATTTCGATGGCACGATCACCCTTTCGGACAATATCGTAGCGATTATGAAACATTTTAAACCCGAAGGTATTGAAGCAATTATGAAAGACACGATTGAACAGCGAATTTCGCTCCGCGAAGGTGTGGGAGCGATGTTCGCTCTGTTGCCTTCTTCGCAGAAAGATGAGATTGTGGAATTTGTACTTGGACAGGCTGGCATCCGAGAAGGGTTCAGCGAATTTCTTGCATACGTTCGGGACGAGGGCATTGAATTCAATGTCACCAGCGGCGGAATGGACTTTTTTATCGAGCCTTTGCTCGCTCCATTCGATATTCCACAGGATCACGTTTATTGCAATGGGGCAGATTTCACAGATGAATTTATACGTATTGAATGGCCTAATCCATGTCAGCCTCCTTGTGAGAACGGATGCGGCATGTGTAAAACGACGGTTATTCGTACATTCCCGGAAGAACAATATAATCGTATCCTCATTGGAGACAGTCTAACGGATTTTGAAGGTGCCAAAATCGCTGATCTTGTCTACTCCCGTTCTATTCTGACGGATAAGTGTATAGAGCTGGGTGTGGATCATGTCCCATTCACAACCTTCTACGATATTATGGAAGATATGAAACAGAAGCAAACACAAGGAGTGCTGTAA
- a CDS encoding 2,3-diketo-5-methylthiopentyl-1-phosphate enolase, which translates to MNTMCTATYRLHDDRADFRKKAESIAVGMTVGSWTELPQAKREAMQKHLGEVISVEVHEAEGMAPGERYADITIGYPDVNFSRDIPALLVTVFGKISMDGRIKLTRLGFSDGFLSAFPGPKFGLNGVRDLLGVHDRPLLMSIFKSVIGLDADELREQFIRQALGGVDLIKDDEILFENKLTPIEKRVEVCMKAAEQARKETGKKLLYAANLTGPTSRLKQQAERAIGAGANALLFNVLSYGYDVLHELSSDPDINVPIMAHPALAGALYPSPHYGISASVLLGQLMRLAGADLVLFPSPYGSVTMPKEENMAITEQLLSPELPVRTSMPVPSAGIHPGLVPLILRDFGTDVIVNAGGGIHGHPMGTEAGGRAFLQAIEAAQRSIPLAEYAVEHPELKSALDLWGGER; encoded by the coding sequence ATGAATACTATGTGCACAGCCACATATCGTCTGCATGATGATCGTGCAGACTTCCGCAAGAAGGCTGAGTCCATTGCTGTCGGCATGACTGTTGGCAGTTGGACCGAATTGCCTCAGGCCAAGCGTGAGGCGATGCAGAAACATCTGGGTGAGGTCATCAGCGTTGAGGTGCATGAAGCTGAGGGCATGGCCCCAGGTGAGCGTTACGCCGATATTACCATTGGTTATCCGGATGTAAATTTCAGCCGTGATATTCCTGCCCTGCTCGTGACGGTCTTTGGCAAAATCTCAATGGATGGACGCATCAAACTGACACGGCTTGGATTCTCAGACGGCTTCCTCAGCGCATTCCCCGGTCCCAAGTTTGGACTGAACGGTGTTCGTGATCTGCTAGGTGTACATGATCGTCCATTGTTAATGAGTATCTTTAAATCAGTTATTGGACTGGATGCAGACGAACTGAGGGAACAGTTTATTCGCCAAGCTCTTGGTGGAGTAGACTTAATTAAAGACGATGAAATTCTGTTTGAGAACAAACTGACTCCGATTGAGAAAAGAGTCGAGGTCTGCATGAAAGCTGCGGAACAGGCACGCAAGGAGACGGGTAAGAAACTTCTTTATGCCGCAAATTTGACTGGACCTACATCACGCCTGAAACAACAGGCTGAACGTGCGATAGGTGCAGGAGCAAATGCGCTGTTGTTCAATGTCTTGTCTTACGGATATGACGTGCTGCACGAACTAAGCAGTGATCCGGACATCAACGTGCCGATCATGGCTCACCCTGCGCTTGCAGGTGCACTCTATCCTTCACCACACTATGGAATCTCGGCTTCCGTCCTGCTGGGACAGCTGATGCGACTTGCCGGAGCGGATCTGGTTCTCTTCCCTTCCCCTTACGGATCGGTGACGATGCCGAAGGAAGAGAATATGGCCATTACAGAACAATTGCTGTCACCTGAGCTTCCGGTCAGAACCAGCATGCCTGTGCCTTCGGCTGGTATACATCCAGGGCTTGTACCTCTTATTCTGCGTGACTTCGGCACCGATGTCATCGTTAATGCCGGCGGAGGTATTCATGGACATCCCATGGGCACTGAGGCAGGCGGACGGGCATTCTTGCAGGCTATCGAGGCAGCCCAGCGTTCCATTCCACTGGCAGAGTATGCAGTCGAACATCCCGAACTGAAAAGTGCACTGGATCTGTGGGGTGGCGAACGATGA
- a CDS encoding methylthioribulose 1-phosphate dehydratase, whose translation MGFEKITLEHKRQVLEELADIKALFASRNWFPGTSGNLSMRVGDFDPEQFYFAVTASGKDKSLRTPEDFLFVDKHGKAIETTTLKPSAETLIHCEIYRLTGCGAVFHVHTVFNNLISEFFGADGHVPIQGIELIKAFNIWEENAEIRVPVLPNFADIPSIAELVPGVLDANVPGILLRNHGIYAWGKDAFEAKRHLEAFEFLFEVMYRQLLLKGATK comes from the coding sequence ATGGGTTTTGAAAAGATTACATTGGAACATAAACGCCAGGTCCTCGAAGAGCTGGCTGATATCAAAGCGCTGTTTGCCAGCCGTAACTGGTTCCCTGGTACAAGTGGCAACCTGTCGATGCGTGTGGGCGACTTCGACCCGGAGCAATTCTACTTTGCAGTTACTGCATCAGGCAAAGACAAATCCCTCCGTACACCGGAAGACTTTCTGTTTGTGGACAAGCATGGTAAAGCCATTGAGACCACAACCCTGAAACCGAGCGCTGAAACGTTGATTCACTGCGAAATCTATCGTTTAACTGGCTGTGGCGCGGTGTTCCATGTGCATACCGTATTTAACAACCTGATCAGTGAATTCTTTGGAGCAGATGGACACGTACCGATTCAAGGCATCGAATTGATCAAGGCTTTCAACATCTGGGAAGAAAATGCGGAGATTCGTGTACCGGTCCTGCCTAACTTCGCTGATATTCCATCCATCGCTGAATTGGTGCCAGGTGTACTTGATGCCAACGTACCAGGAATTTTGCTGCGTAATCACGGTATTTATGCCTGGGGCAAAGATGCTTTTGAAGCGAAACGTCATCTGGAAGCGTTCGAGTTCCTGTTCGAAGTGATGTACCGTCAACTTCTGCTGAAGGGTGCTACGAAATAG